A part of Ammospiza caudacuta isolate bAmmCau1 chromosome 7, bAmmCau1.pri, whole genome shotgun sequence genomic DNA contains:
- the SLC6A9 gene encoding sodium- and chloride-dependent glycine transporter 1 isoform X2 — protein MADKCSEGLLNGAVPGEQGKQEKSVKRGNWGNQIEFVLTSVGYAVGLGNVWRFPYLCYRNGGGAFMFPYFIMLVFCGIPLFFMELSFGQFASQGCLGVWRVSPMFKGVGYGMMVVSTYIGIYYNVVICIAFYYFFVSMTRVLPWTYCSNPWNTPDCVGVLDGNLSSRAALNISQLLNTTQKRTSPSEEYWRRYVLNLSDDIGNLGEVRLPLLGCLGVSWVVVFLCLIKGVKSSGKVVYFTATFPYVVLTILFVRGITLEGAVTGIMYYLTPQWDKILNAKVWGDAASQIFYSLGCAWGGLITMASYNKFNNNCYRDSIIISITNCATSVYAGFVIFSILGFMANHLGVDVSKVADHGPGLAFVAYPEALTLLPISPLWSILFFFMLILLGLGTQFCLLETLVTAIVDEVGNEWIIRKKTFVTLGVAVAGFLLGVPLTTQAGIYWLLLMDNYAASFSLVVISCIMCVTIMYIYGHRNYFKDIEMMLGFPPPLFFQICWRFISPAIIFFILVFTVIQYRPISYNDYVYPTWAISIGFLMALSSVICIPIYAIYKVCRSEGDTLLERLKNATKASKDWGPALPEHRSGRYASAFSPSTESHLEVQPLQPEKGQSEAAAASPVQGSNGSAHSQDSRL, from the exons ATGGCCGATAAGTGCAGCGAGGGGCTGCTG AATGGCGCTGTGCCCGGGGAGCAGGGCAAGCAGGAGAAGAGCGTCAAGCGTGGCAACTGGGGCAACCAGATCGAGTTTGTGCTGACCAGCGTGGGCTATGCCGTGGGCCTGGGCAACGTCTGGCGCTTCCCATACCTCTGCTACCGCAATGGGGGAG GTGCCTTCATGTTCCCCTATTTCATCATGCTGGTGTTCTGCGGCATCCCCCTCTTCTTCATGGAGCTCTCCTTTGGGCAGTTTGCCAGCCAGGGTTGCCTTGGCGTCTGGAGGGTCAGCCCCATGTTCAAAG GCGTGGGCTACGGGATGATGGTGGTGTCCACATACATCGGGATCTACTACAACGTGGTGATCTGTATTGCCTTCTACTACTTCTTTGTGTCCATGACGCGCGTGCTGCCCTGGACGTACTGCAGCAACCCCTGGAACACGCCCGACTGCGTGGGGGTGCTGGACGGGAACCTCTCCAGCCGGGCTGCCCTCAACATCAGCCAGCTCCTCAACACCACCCAGAAGCGTACCAGCCCCAGCGAGGAGTACTGGAG GAGGTATGTGCTGAACCTGTCGGATGACATCGGCAACCTGGGCGAGGTTCGGCTGCCCCTCCTGGGCTGCCTTGGTGTCTCCTGGGTCGTTGTCTTCCTCTGCCTCATCAAGGGCGTGAAATCCTCGGGGAAG GTGGTGTATTTCACGGCCACCTTCCCCTACGTGGTGCTCACCATCCTCTTCGTGCGCGGCATCACGCTGGAGGGGGCTGTCACTGGCATCATGTACTACCTGACACCCCAGTGGGACAAGATCCTCAATGCCAAG GTGTGGGGTGACGCGGCCTCACAGATCTTCTACtcgctgggctgtgcctggggcgGGCTCATCACCATGGCTTCCTACAACAAGTTCAACAACAACTGCTACCG ggacagcatCATCATCAGCATCACCAACTGTGCTACCAGCGTCTATGCTGGCTTTGTCATCTTCTCCATCCTGGGCTTCATGGCCAACCACTTGGGTGTGGATGTCTCCAAGGTGGCTGACCACGGGCCAGGTCTGGCCTTCGTTGCCTATCCTGAGGCCCTCACCTTGCTCCCAATCTCGCCACTGTGGTCCATTCTCTTCTTCTTTATGCTCATCCTCCTGGGGCTGGGTACACAG TTCTGCCTGCTGGAGACTCTGGTCACGGCCATTGTGGATGAGGTGGGCAATGAGTGGATCATCCGCAAAAAGACCTTTGTAACGCTGGGAGTGGCTGTGGCTGGCTTCCTGCTGGGCGTCCCGCTCACCACGCAG GCGGGCATCTACTGGCTCCTGCTAATGGACAACTACGCCGCCAGCTTCTCCCTGGTGGTCATCTCCTGCATCATGTGTGTGACCATCATGTATATCTATG GGCACCGCAACTACTTCAAGGACATTGAGATGATGCTGGGCTTTCCTCCCCCACTCTTCTTCCAGATCTGCTGGCGCTTCATCTCACCTGCCATCATATTT TTCATCCTGGTCTTCACAGTGATCCAGTACCGGCCCATCTCCTACAACGACTATGTCTACCCTACCTGGGCCATCAGCATCGGCTTCCTCATGGCGCTCTCTTCTGTCATCTGCATTCCCATCTACGCCATCTACAAAGTGTGCCGTTCTGAGGGGGACACACTGCTTGAG CGCTTGAAAAATGCTACCAAGGCAAGCAAGGACTggggcccagctctgccagagcaCCGCAGCGGGCGCTACGCCTCGGCGTTCAGCCCTTCCACCGAGTCCCACCTGGaggtgcagcccctgcagccagagAAGGGCCAGAGTGAGGCAGCGGCCGCATCCCCCGTGCAGGGCAGCAATGGCTCAGCCCACAGCCAGGACTCCAGACTGTGA
- the SLC6A9 gene encoding sodium- and chloride-dependent glycine transporter 1 isoform X3: MFPYFIMLVFCGIPLFFMELSFGQFASQGCLGVWRVSPMFKGVGYGMMVVSTYIGIYYNVVICIAFYYFFVSMTRVLPWTYCSNPWNTPDCVGVLDGNLSSRAALNISQLLNTTQKRTSPSEEYWRRYVLNLSDDIGNLGEVRLPLLGCLGVSWVVVFLCLIKGVKSSGKVVYFTATFPYVVLTILFVRGITLEGAVTGIMYYLTPQWDKILNAKVWGDAASQIFYSLGCAWGGLITMASYNKFNNNCYRDSIIISITNCATSVYAGFVIFSILGFMANHLGVDVSKVADHGPGLAFVAYPEALTLLPISPLWSILFFFMLILLGLGTQFCLLETLVTAIVDEVGNEWIIRKKTFVTLGVAVAGFLLGVPLTTQAGIYWLLLMDNYAASFSLVVISCIMCVTIMYIYGHRNYFKDIEMMLGFPPPLFFQICWRFISPAIIFFILVFTVIQYRPISYNDYVYPTWAISIGFLMALSSVICIPIYAIYKVCRSEGDTLLERLKNATKASKDWGPALPEHRSGRYASAFSPSTESHLEVQPLQPEKGQSEAAAASPVQGSNGSAHSQDSRL; this comes from the exons ATGTTCCCCTATTTCATCATGCTGGTGTTCTGCGGCATCCCCCTCTTCTTCATGGAGCTCTCCTTTGGGCAGTTTGCCAGCCAGGGTTGCCTTGGCGTCTGGAGGGTCAGCCCCATGTTCAAAG GCGTGGGCTACGGGATGATGGTGGTGTCCACATACATCGGGATCTACTACAACGTGGTGATCTGTATTGCCTTCTACTACTTCTTTGTGTCCATGACGCGCGTGCTGCCCTGGACGTACTGCAGCAACCCCTGGAACACGCCCGACTGCGTGGGGGTGCTGGACGGGAACCTCTCCAGCCGGGCTGCCCTCAACATCAGCCAGCTCCTCAACACCACCCAGAAGCGTACCAGCCCCAGCGAGGAGTACTGGAG GAGGTATGTGCTGAACCTGTCGGATGACATCGGCAACCTGGGCGAGGTTCGGCTGCCCCTCCTGGGCTGCCTTGGTGTCTCCTGGGTCGTTGTCTTCCTCTGCCTCATCAAGGGCGTGAAATCCTCGGGGAAG GTGGTGTATTTCACGGCCACCTTCCCCTACGTGGTGCTCACCATCCTCTTCGTGCGCGGCATCACGCTGGAGGGGGCTGTCACTGGCATCATGTACTACCTGACACCCCAGTGGGACAAGATCCTCAATGCCAAG GTGTGGGGTGACGCGGCCTCACAGATCTTCTACtcgctgggctgtgcctggggcgGGCTCATCACCATGGCTTCCTACAACAAGTTCAACAACAACTGCTACCG ggacagcatCATCATCAGCATCACCAACTGTGCTACCAGCGTCTATGCTGGCTTTGTCATCTTCTCCATCCTGGGCTTCATGGCCAACCACTTGGGTGTGGATGTCTCCAAGGTGGCTGACCACGGGCCAGGTCTGGCCTTCGTTGCCTATCCTGAGGCCCTCACCTTGCTCCCAATCTCGCCACTGTGGTCCATTCTCTTCTTCTTTATGCTCATCCTCCTGGGGCTGGGTACACAG TTCTGCCTGCTGGAGACTCTGGTCACGGCCATTGTGGATGAGGTGGGCAATGAGTGGATCATCCGCAAAAAGACCTTTGTAACGCTGGGAGTGGCTGTGGCTGGCTTCCTGCTGGGCGTCCCGCTCACCACGCAG GCGGGCATCTACTGGCTCCTGCTAATGGACAACTACGCCGCCAGCTTCTCCCTGGTGGTCATCTCCTGCATCATGTGTGTGACCATCATGTATATCTATG GGCACCGCAACTACTTCAAGGACATTGAGATGATGCTGGGCTTTCCTCCCCCACTCTTCTTCCAGATCTGCTGGCGCTTCATCTCACCTGCCATCATATTT TTCATCCTGGTCTTCACAGTGATCCAGTACCGGCCCATCTCCTACAACGACTATGTCTACCCTACCTGGGCCATCAGCATCGGCTTCCTCATGGCGCTCTCTTCTGTCATCTGCATTCCCATCTACGCCATCTACAAAGTGTGCCGTTCTGAGGGGGACACACTGCTTGAG CGCTTGAAAAATGCTACCAAGGCAAGCAAGGACTggggcccagctctgccagagcaCCGCAGCGGGCGCTACGCCTCGGCGTTCAGCCCTTCCACCGAGTCCCACCTGGaggtgcagcccctgcagccagagAAGGGCCAGAGTGAGGCAGCGGCCGCATCCCCCGTGCAGGGCAGCAATGGCTCAGCCCACAGCCAGGACTCCAGACTGTGA
- the SLC6A9 gene encoding sodium- and chloride-dependent glycine transporter 1 isoform X1, with protein MKLGTPGAVQPGPPDGSCEQPGPLGPSQQVSGQNGAVPGEQGKQEKSVKRGNWGNQIEFVLTSVGYAVGLGNVWRFPYLCYRNGGGAFMFPYFIMLVFCGIPLFFMELSFGQFASQGCLGVWRVSPMFKGVGYGMMVVSTYIGIYYNVVICIAFYYFFVSMTRVLPWTYCSNPWNTPDCVGVLDGNLSSRAALNISQLLNTTQKRTSPSEEYWRRYVLNLSDDIGNLGEVRLPLLGCLGVSWVVVFLCLIKGVKSSGKVVYFTATFPYVVLTILFVRGITLEGAVTGIMYYLTPQWDKILNAKVWGDAASQIFYSLGCAWGGLITMASYNKFNNNCYRDSIIISITNCATSVYAGFVIFSILGFMANHLGVDVSKVADHGPGLAFVAYPEALTLLPISPLWSILFFFMLILLGLGTQFCLLETLVTAIVDEVGNEWIIRKKTFVTLGVAVAGFLLGVPLTTQAGIYWLLLMDNYAASFSLVVISCIMCVTIMYIYGHRNYFKDIEMMLGFPPPLFFQICWRFISPAIIFFILVFTVIQYRPISYNDYVYPTWAISIGFLMALSSVICIPIYAIYKVCRSEGDTLLERLKNATKASKDWGPALPEHRSGRYASAFSPSTESHLEVQPLQPEKGQSEAAAASPVQGSNGSAHSQDSRL; from the exons ATGAAGCTGGGGACTCCCGGAGCCGTCCAGCCTGGGCCCCCGGATGGCAGCTGCGAGCAGCCAGGCCCCCTCGGACCCTCTCAACAGGTCAGTGGGCAG AATGGCGCTGTGCCCGGGGAGCAGGGCAAGCAGGAGAAGAGCGTCAAGCGTGGCAACTGGGGCAACCAGATCGAGTTTGTGCTGACCAGCGTGGGCTATGCCGTGGGCCTGGGCAACGTCTGGCGCTTCCCATACCTCTGCTACCGCAATGGGGGAG GTGCCTTCATGTTCCCCTATTTCATCATGCTGGTGTTCTGCGGCATCCCCCTCTTCTTCATGGAGCTCTCCTTTGGGCAGTTTGCCAGCCAGGGTTGCCTTGGCGTCTGGAGGGTCAGCCCCATGTTCAAAG GCGTGGGCTACGGGATGATGGTGGTGTCCACATACATCGGGATCTACTACAACGTGGTGATCTGTATTGCCTTCTACTACTTCTTTGTGTCCATGACGCGCGTGCTGCCCTGGACGTACTGCAGCAACCCCTGGAACACGCCCGACTGCGTGGGGGTGCTGGACGGGAACCTCTCCAGCCGGGCTGCCCTCAACATCAGCCAGCTCCTCAACACCACCCAGAAGCGTACCAGCCCCAGCGAGGAGTACTGGAG GAGGTATGTGCTGAACCTGTCGGATGACATCGGCAACCTGGGCGAGGTTCGGCTGCCCCTCCTGGGCTGCCTTGGTGTCTCCTGGGTCGTTGTCTTCCTCTGCCTCATCAAGGGCGTGAAATCCTCGGGGAAG GTGGTGTATTTCACGGCCACCTTCCCCTACGTGGTGCTCACCATCCTCTTCGTGCGCGGCATCACGCTGGAGGGGGCTGTCACTGGCATCATGTACTACCTGACACCCCAGTGGGACAAGATCCTCAATGCCAAG GTGTGGGGTGACGCGGCCTCACAGATCTTCTACtcgctgggctgtgcctggggcgGGCTCATCACCATGGCTTCCTACAACAAGTTCAACAACAACTGCTACCG ggacagcatCATCATCAGCATCACCAACTGTGCTACCAGCGTCTATGCTGGCTTTGTCATCTTCTCCATCCTGGGCTTCATGGCCAACCACTTGGGTGTGGATGTCTCCAAGGTGGCTGACCACGGGCCAGGTCTGGCCTTCGTTGCCTATCCTGAGGCCCTCACCTTGCTCCCAATCTCGCCACTGTGGTCCATTCTCTTCTTCTTTATGCTCATCCTCCTGGGGCTGGGTACACAG TTCTGCCTGCTGGAGACTCTGGTCACGGCCATTGTGGATGAGGTGGGCAATGAGTGGATCATCCGCAAAAAGACCTTTGTAACGCTGGGAGTGGCTGTGGCTGGCTTCCTGCTGGGCGTCCCGCTCACCACGCAG GCGGGCATCTACTGGCTCCTGCTAATGGACAACTACGCCGCCAGCTTCTCCCTGGTGGTCATCTCCTGCATCATGTGTGTGACCATCATGTATATCTATG GGCACCGCAACTACTTCAAGGACATTGAGATGATGCTGGGCTTTCCTCCCCCACTCTTCTTCCAGATCTGCTGGCGCTTCATCTCACCTGCCATCATATTT TTCATCCTGGTCTTCACAGTGATCCAGTACCGGCCCATCTCCTACAACGACTATGTCTACCCTACCTGGGCCATCAGCATCGGCTTCCTCATGGCGCTCTCTTCTGTCATCTGCATTCCCATCTACGCCATCTACAAAGTGTGCCGTTCTGAGGGGGACACACTGCTTGAG CGCTTGAAAAATGCTACCAAGGCAAGCAAGGACTggggcccagctctgccagagcaCCGCAGCGGGCGCTACGCCTCGGCGTTCAGCCCTTCCACCGAGTCCCACCTGGaggtgcagcccctgcagccagagAAGGGCCAGAGTGAGGCAGCGGCCGCATCCCCCGTGCAGGGCAGCAATGGCTCAGCCCACAGCCAGGACTCCAGACTGTGA